The following are encoded together in the Streptomyces tsukubensis genome:
- a CDS encoding DUF5955 family protein — protein MGAPEAQGVRRTVAQEDDPRVAELRVAVSRLRRALASHPVEFADRAVAEHELAVLAAMAEAGCPEIPMLRRSLLLIAGAIGSVSAFAVVFTEVRQAVELFGGEQGRAR, from the coding sequence ATGGGGGCGCCTGAGGCACAGGGGGTGCGCAGGACAGTCGCGCAGGAGGACGACCCGAGGGTGGCGGAGTTACGGGTCGCGGTGTCCCGGTTGCGGCGTGCGCTGGCCTCGCATCCGGTCGAGTTCGCCGACCGCGCCGTCGCGGAGCACGAACTCGCGGTGCTCGCCGCCATGGCCGAGGCGGGATGCCCGGAGATTCCCATGCTGCGCAGGTCCCTGCTGCTGATCGCCGGGGCCATCGGTTCCGTCAGCGCGTTCGCCGTGGTGTTCACGGAGGTGCGGCAGGCGGTCGAACTCTTCGGAGGGGAGCAGGGGCGCGCTCGCTGA
- a CDS encoding IclR family transcriptional regulator, protein MPTSSANDASAQVGGKPAPSGGVQSLERAFDLLERMADAGGEVGLSELSASSGLPLPTIHRLMRTLVACGYVRQQPNRRYALGPRLIRLGESASRLLGTWARPYLARLVEETGETANMALLDGDEVVYVAQVPSKHSMRMFTEVGRRVLPHSTGVGKALLAGSPPAEVRALLGRTGMPAATEKTITTADGFLDALELVREAGYAVDDNEQEIGVRCLAVPVPDSPTAAAISISGPAGRVTEEATERIVPVLRQVAAELSVALASSAQVS, encoded by the coding sequence GTGCCGACTTCGAGCGCAAACGACGCCTCCGCCCAGGTCGGCGGCAAACCCGCCCCCAGTGGCGGCGTCCAGTCACTTGAGCGCGCCTTCGACCTGCTGGAACGGATGGCGGACGCGGGCGGCGAGGTCGGGCTGAGCGAGCTGTCCGCCAGTAGCGGCCTTCCCCTGCCCACCATTCACCGGCTGATGCGCACGCTGGTCGCCTGTGGATACGTACGCCAGCAGCCCAACCGCAGGTACGCGCTCGGCCCCCGACTCATCAGGCTCGGAGAGTCGGCCTCCCGCCTGCTCGGCACCTGGGCCCGCCCCTATCTGGCGCGGCTGGTGGAGGAGACGGGCGAGACGGCCAACATGGCACTGCTCGACGGTGACGAGGTCGTGTACGTGGCGCAGGTCCCCTCCAAGCACTCGATGCGGATGTTCACCGAGGTCGGCCGACGTGTACTCCCGCACTCCACCGGTGTCGGCAAGGCCCTCCTCGCGGGCAGTCCGCCCGCGGAGGTGCGGGCCCTGCTCGGCCGCACGGGCATGCCCGCCGCCACGGAGAAGACCATCACCACGGCCGACGGCTTCCTCGACGCCCTGGAACTCGTGCGCGAGGCCGGCTACGCCGTGGACGACAACGAGCAGGAGATCGGCGTCCGTTGTCTGGCGGTCCCCGTCCCCGACTCCCCCACCGCCGCGGCCATCTCGATCTCGGGCCCAGCGGGCCGGGTGACCGAGGAGGCCACGGAGAGGATCGTTCCCGTACTGCGGCAGGTGGCCGCCGAGCTCTCCGTGGCGCTCGCGAGCTCGGCGCAGGTTTCCTGA